GGAAACAAagagagccagcaccatgtgaggATCAGTTCTTTGCAGACTATGTCTGTCAATCCCACCAATGGCTGGGCAGGTGTTTGCACACACAAAGCAAGCCTCTCTTTGAAAATCGGGCCTTAGCTCATTAAGAAAAAAtacagcagagctgggattggaaTGCAGTTGCCAATGCAATGTGCGATCACTAACCCATGCGGCTTCCAGCTCACAGGGTGgagtgggatgcaggaggagagCGTCTCCTGAGCCCTGCAACTGGAATGAAAATTACACCCTAGTTCTCATTCCACTGGTGTAATTTCTCTTAGGAAAGATGTTTACTTAAAAATAGTggtgccttatttccagtgttTCACATGTAATGGTAGATGTAATGGACAGCCCTGGGATATGAATGCAGCAGAGACCCTGGTACAAACTATGTATATTGTAAATCAATTCTGCCACAAACTGACTTCTTGCTCCTCAGGCACCTATCTAGGAACATGCAGGACTACATTTTCAAAGCTAGGCCTCAGATTTGCAATTTCCAGTGCTGGGGCACACCACAGAATGTTAATGTGCTCAATTACAGAGCACAGCGAGACCCCTTTGAAAGCACGGCCGCTTTATTTTAGTGGTTGAAAGGCTGTTTATGCAGAGACCTGCCTCAGCCCTGGAGCCCACCTGTTGAGGATTGGCAGAAGCCCAATCTGCTATTAACATTCAGTCTTCTCCTCTATCTTTTCCTTCCCCCTCACAGATGCCAGCAGACAGCTCCAAGTGGCAAAAAGCAACCTACTAAGTGTTTATCAGTCTGGGGAGACATCTCTTCCTGCTGGGGTTTTGGTTCCAGGAGTGCTCAGACGGAAACCACAGGAAATTGCAGCTCCTTCACACATAGAAGCAACCCTTCTGTATCAGGAGAAGGCACTAAAGCAGCCTTGTAATGGTGCCCAGCAGAGTCCAAGGTTCCCTCTCAGTAGCAGATCAGGGTACAGGGACACAAGGTGGGAGCCTTACAGTGGACACTACTGTGGAAGGTACTCTAGAAAGTTTCCCCAGCATAAACAGGATGAGATCTCTGTATGGGATTATCCATCTGAATGGGTCAGAGACAAGTGGCCATGTGGCCCCTCTGGCATGTATCCAAGTGCCTCTGTGAAAGGATATCCTCCAACTCAGCAAAGGAATGGGCAGCACGTTGGTGAGCTGGGCAGCCCAGGGGGAGACTTCCCACTGGCTACCTGTGGATTTCCTCCCAGAGGTGCTTTTCTTATGCCCATAAAACTCAGTAAGAACAGAGGTGGACAGTCAGTGCAAAACCCTCCTCCCGACATCTGCATCCTCACTCTTGCCATGATGATAGCTGGCATCCCCACAGTGCCTGTGCCAGGGATTAAAGAGGAGGATCTGATCAGAGCTGCACAGAACTTCATGACAGAGAATCCAGAGCAAGGTGTACAGGGGGAGATAACTCCAAAAAGGACAGGGGATGCACAGTTCTGGAAGAAAGACAGACCAAGGAAGAGACCAGTAGACACAGGCTTCCAGCCCCTTTCCATAGCACACTTTGAGAAGTAAAGCCAAGGAGAAATTCACAATTCAAAGCAAAAGGCTTTCACAAAAATATTGGATGCTATATTTACATAAAGGAGATTATATTACAGAACTCTAGCTCAAAAGGAAATATCTAACCATACAGTAGTTCTGTTCCTGTGAATGGAGTGTTGATTCGGAGGTTAACAAAACTGTGAATGAACCATtgataaaaaaaaaccacaaacaattTGATGTGACATGAATAAATCAGGTTAGCTAGGGTGGGACAAATTACTTACCTAAATAGCACCTTCTGTCCTATTCCCTCACCACTCCCTGCTGGCTGGTACAGAATATTATATCTACATATCCCTGCCCCCAGGGTCTCTTTGCCTGAAGCTGCCAGAAAGGGACCGCACACCAACCCATCCATATATCCCCATGTCATGCAACAGCTCTTACTGGCTGGGACTGTGGCTGCTCTCTCCTCTGCATGCCCCCTTTGTCCCATTACAATACATGTCCCACTACTGTATATCTGATTTCTCCACTTCCCTGTTTGTCTTCCAGTAACTCTAATTTCAGATTTACGGTAACATTGATTTGTTCCCTCCGCCCATGTCAGTGACACACCTGTTGATGATAGAGGGCAAATTTAAGAGTTGCCATAACCAGCCAAACCACTCCAGTGCTCACAGCAGAGGCTGCAGACAGCAGCTCCCTGGTAGCATGGGTTGCTACCCTCCAAGGTTTGTGGCTCCTTAACAAGCAGGTTCAGTTAAATAATTAGAGGCAATGAAGTGAGACGAGAAAAAACAAAAGATGTGGTTTCAAAACAAAGGTCTGACTTCACATGAGCAAATACTGCTCTACCAGACTAGTGGGAAGCCCCATGTCACCAtgacagggaagggaggggaaccACAGGCTGGCTCAGATACACACACCACAACAGATACACACCTGGGACTAAACCATATGAACCCTGCTGCAATAACAGATAGCAAAAGGATCCCATGAGGGTCTGAATGCATGAACTATGGTTCAGGCAAGTTAGTCCCAGGTATTACCCTCCTCCCCAACTCCATTCCCAGCAGGGTTTCCTGTTGGCTAGGCCAGAGACAGACTTCCTACCTAAGTCCACTTCCTTAGGTCTCATAGGCAAGAGGAAGTGTTCACCCAGTAGATATTTAGGATCTGAAGCCAAAGGGGAAAAACTACCATGATGCAAATTTAAGGCTCACATTTATTAGTTTCTAAGGAGAATAAAGTGGAAGACATACCACTAGATTACattttaacagacatttttgtaGTATTTCACACCTCACTTCTCCTAGAGGCCCAGAAAGCTGGAGAGTCACACCTCGAAGAGGCCTACAGCAGAGGCACAGAGCTCTCCAGTTCTGAACTACAGCTTCACCTGAACATAAGGTCCAATCCAGCTATCGGCCAATTCTCGGAGGGTGTTGTACCTCCGATCAAACTCCTCCCTGCTGCACTGGGTAAGAAGCCGGCTAATCTCCGCTGTAAGAAAGGATACTGCTAAGGATTTATCCAGAGACTCATTCCAGGAGCTTTTCAGAACCTCCAAAAGGCCATCAGTCCCATTTTGCCCTGCCTGAGAGATATTAGGTTCCTTCTGCCATTGCTCGCTCAGCATCTCTGGCTGTAAGATCTTCTTATCAGAGTTCAACACAGCCAGGATgtgcctgcagggcagctggaAAGTTTGATTGAAGTGGCAAGTGCAGCTTTTCAGGCTCCTTTGGTTCACTTTGTGGGTGTCTTCAAGGATCTGTATATTGACTATGTCTTCATTGGTGCCTATGAGCTGCACAGACTTTTGTGCCACTGCAAACTCGTTCAAGCATAGTCTGGCTGCAGGCTCTGTGCAAATGTCTCTCAGAGACTGCCTGATGCAGTCTTCAGTCTCTTGGTTACACGCCACACCTTGGTCACCCTTTGGGTCTTCAGTGATGATCTCCAGTTTAATTTCATGGGATAAAGGATCCAAGGGGCTCTGAGGGTTTGCTAGCTGGTTCTGCGAGGCAGGCAAGGGATTCTGAAGAACCAGGGGATTTGGAAGGGAATTCTGACCTGGCCATTTCTGATGAGCTGCTGTGAGATTGAGAGAAACTGGCAAAGAATACGGAGCTGGCTCGTTCTGAAAAGGGAAGATCTGAGGGGCTGCCAGCTGATTCTGAAGAAGCAGGGAGCTCTGAGGAGCTGCCAGGGGATGCGGAAGAAGAACCAGGGGATTTGGAGGGGAATTCTGACCTGGCCATTTCTGATGAGCTGCTGTGAGACTGGGAGAAACTGGTGGAGAACTCTGAGCTGGTTGATTCTGAAGAGCTATTTGGGTGTTGTGAGAGGTTGGTGGTGAGTCCTGAGCTGGCAGGCTCTGAAAAACTGTCTCAGTAGACATGGTACTGCTCAGAGGGTTAACAGAGAACAGCACAGCATCAGGTGGCCTCTTTGAAACACACTTCTGGTAGTGTTTCGCCAGAGAAGTGATGCAGATCTCCAGAGACAGTCCAGTGCAGAAGACCTGGCTTAAGCCCCGTGTGATGATCTCCAAGTCTTTAAAATACTGATTGCATTCCATCCAATTCCTCCATCTGTGCATAGCCCATATCTTGTCATTGAGAAGCCAGTGGGTATGAAGCTGGGGAAGCAAATCTGGCTTTACAAAGTCACTCAGGATGGTATGCATCATTTTCAGGTTGCTTTCAGTGGCTGCACACATAGTGTTCCTCAAGGCATTTAAGATCAGTCTCTCTGAGATGCATTCCAAAGACATCTGATGAATCTTCTGCTGCAGGTGCTTGCATACATGGAAAACAGATAGCTGCACCTCTGCAGATGGGAATGCTTCTGAAAGTGTCTGCAACAATCGAAAGTGTGGATCTACCAGAAAGGTCTTAATTTTCTTCCACTCAGGGTTGAAGGCCTTGAAAGTCCTATACATGTGAGCCAGGCTTTCTGCAGATTCTTTAACTGGGACAGCAAAATGAATTACCTTTGTCATCTCACCCTGCAGCTTCAGGAAAGGTCTGTCCACCATGAACATATACAGAGCTTTGCCCCGCGGATTGTGGGTTCTGTGGATGAATATGACATCAGGAAAATGCACAAATATGTTCCTCATGAGGACGGTCTGGAAGCTGATAGAGTCCAGCTGAGAGTTTTTATCTAATTGATAAGCGACCAGGGAGCCACAATCAAAGCTCAGCAGTTCCTTCACGGTAACTAGGGCCATTGTTAATCTGAGGGGTCTATTCCCCCTTTCCTCACAGCATTCAGCCCCGACTCTCTTGATGACTGGGCGATTCCCTGTGATCCATCCACGCTGGGAAAGCCAGGGTCCTGGCGACCATCCCAACGGCCACACGGCCTCGGCGGGTGACGGGCCTGcggggaaggaggaagaagggCGGAGTTAGACGGCTGCATTGGGCGTGGCCACACGGGCAGACACCGGGCCAGGGAGCCCCAGAGCAAAGCCCAGCTGCGGGGTGCcgcctgcagggggcagcacgTCTCGGGGGGGGGCAGATCGCCCCCCACGGAACTGGACTACGGAGGTGGGGCCAAGGGAAGGGAGAGGTCCCGGCATGCACTGCTCCAGCCCCGCCCTcgtgtgtgtggcggggtgggCAGCCCCACCTCCCGGCATGCACTGCTCCAGCCCCGCCCTGGCTGTGCgcgcgggcgggggaggggtggccCCACCTCCCGGCATGCACTGCTCCAGCCCCGCCCTGGCTGTGCgcgcgggcgggggaggggtggccCCACCTCCCGGCATGCACTGCTCCAGCCCCGCCCTGGCTGTGCgcgcgggcgggggaggggtggccCCACCTCCCGGCATGCACTGCTCCAGCCCCGCCCTGGCTGTGCgcgcgggcgggggaggggtggccCCACCTCCCGGCATGCACTGCTCCAGCCCCGCCCTGGCTGTGC
This genomic interval from Lepidochelys kempii isolate rLepKem1 chromosome 13, rLepKem1.hap2, whole genome shotgun sequence contains the following:
- the ZSWIM1 gene encoding zinc finger SWIM domain-containing protein 1 — translated: MALVTVKELLSFDCGSLVAYQLDKNSQLDSISFQTVLMRNIFVHFPDVIFIHRTHNPRGKALYMFMVDRPFLKLQGEMTKVIHFAVPVKESAESLAHMYRTFKAFNPEWKKIKTFLVDPHFRLLQTLSEAFPSAEVQLSVFHVCKHLQQKIHQMSLECISERLILNALRNTMCAATESNLKMMHTILSDFVKPDLLPQLHTHWLLNDKIWAMHRWRNWMECNQYFKDLEIITRGLSQVFCTGLSLEICITSLAKHYQKCVSKRPPDAVLFSVNPLSSTMSTETVFQSLPAQDSPPTSHNTQIALQNQPAQSSPPVSPSLTAAHQKWPGQNSPPNPLVLLPHPLAAPQSSLLLQNQLAAPQIFPFQNEPAPYSLPVSLNLTAAHQKWPGQNSLPNPLVLQNPLPASQNQLANPQSPLDPLSHEIKLEIITEDPKGDQGVACNQETEDCIRQSLRDICTEPAARLCLNEFAVAQKSVQLIGTNEDIVNIQILEDTHKVNQRSLKSCTCHFNQTFQLPCRHILAVLNSDKKILQPEMLSEQWQKEPNISQAGQNGTDGLLEVLKSSWNESLDKSLAVSFLTAEISRLLTQCSREEFDRRYNTLRELADSWIGPYVQVKL